From Anopheles darlingi chromosome 2, idAnoDarlMG_H_01, whole genome shotgun sequence, the proteins below share one genomic window:
- the LOC125950756 gene encoding endoplasmic reticulum metallopeptidase 1-like: protein MAGAEKRVRFKEDEQQVTSVHQLGPTAVYIAVLLVIMSGLLTQFLATRLPAALTMADLERSPNIFIAERAWTSLKTLNDIGPKPVGSQANEVMAHEFLLKELQSITSTKHPHQQLDIDEQTVSGVFNISLLDQSMTSMYRNVQNVVVRLAGKGAQSLLLNCHFDSVASSPGASDDGASCAVMLEVLRVLSRNSERNRHTITFLFNGAEETMLQAGHGFITQHAWAADVRAFLNLESSGSGGKEILFQAGPQHPWLIEAYARSIRHPYAHAFGEEIFQLGLIPSDTDFRMFRDYGEVPGMDFAHIANGYRYHTRYDSMDFLSLNVLQRTGDNILQLTRELANGDELAIADPTNLPVGQKVFFDFVGLFFVQYDIATSRIINFSLSTLATVVPLLMLLHNRKSHGYLNVLRECGFGLAATILGTVFSFISCTTIARQMDFLGNSMSWYTNTYLILGMYCCPALLAHCFVYLFLTAFYSNSKSDLTHGEMTQARLVGVNIFWAIITVSATLAGFRSAYICMVLLLCSLASSVANSLLGNGKTTRTWIYIHLLFQLPVLLWTTNFYNVLIELFVPITGRFGGTRNPEIFISLLAAAFTLLCCSYLIPFIAQLRSMMSFTAKLSAITVLTLLVACSTPLGFPYQDESTAASAPTPQRHYVTHTFRVFHDELGLYKGSDSGYFFQEMDRNTRRTIEQLVVPGAKLSSMRQMESCDNQLFCAAPFYSLWHQMRFNNYWLPGPEPVFDNMVTMSYQSTEELDAHTKRLRFVIDGSIQSSIIIGPKEGVKLIQWSIMDYVPQPVLFGGREVYFLSITHGLPGGPWPISIDLQFAQPKEVGELVDIVVTTKFWEYHHMHTSEFEQLLASFPSWAHVVPSVAVVSVFPL, encoded by the exons ATGGCTGGAGCGGAGAAACGTGTACGATTCAAGGAAGATGAGCAACAAGTAACAAGTGTCCATCAGCTAGGGCCCACAGCTGTGTACATCGCGGTATTATTAGTGATCATGTCAGGTCTTCTCACGCAATTCCTTGCCACTCGATTACCAGCGGCCCTGACAATGGCAGATCTGGAAAGGTCTCCAAACATCTTCATTGCTGAGCGCGCCTGGACGAGTTTGAAAACGTTAAACGACATCGGTCCCAAGCCGGTTGGCAGCCAGGCGAATGAGGTTATGGCACACGAGTTCCTGCTAAAGGAATTGCAGAGCATTACGTCCACGAAACATCCTCACCAGCAACTTGACATCGATGAGCAAACAGTTTCCGGAGTGTTTAACATTTCACTGTTGGATCAATCAATGACCAGCATGTACCGGAACGTCCAGAACGTGGTGGTTCGATTGGCCGGGAAAGGAGCACAATCGCTGTTGCTCAATTGTCATTTCGATTCAGTTGCCAGCAGCCCCGGTGCAAGCGATGACGGGGCCAGCTGCGCAGTGATGTTGGAAGTTTTGCGTGTTTTATCGCGCAACTCAGAGCGCAACCGACACACGATAACGTTTTTGTTCAATGGCGCCGAAGAAACGATGCTACAAGCCGGGCACGGTTTTATCACTCAGCATGCCTGGGCTGCTGATGTGCGTGCTTTTTTGAACTTGGAGTCGTCTGGTTCGGGAGGAAAGGAGATACTGTTTCAGGCTGGTCCCCAACACCCATGGCTTATTGAGGCATACGCTCGCTCGATCCGGCACCCGTACGCCCATGCGTTCGGTGAGGAAATATTCCAACTCGGGCTCATACCTTCCGATACGGATTTTCGTATGTTTCGTGACTATGGTGAAGTACCTGGGATGGATTTTGCCCATATTGCTAATGGATATCGCTACCACACTCGTTACGATTCGATGGACTTCCTGTCCCTGAATGTGCTGCAGCGCACTGGAGACAACATTCTTCAACTAACGCGAGAACTGGCGAACGGCGATGAGCTGGCAATTGCAGATCCTACCAACTTACCCGTCGGCCAGAAagtatttttcgattttgttggATTATTTTTTGTACAATATGATATTGCCACAAGCCGTATTATCAATTTCTCTCTGTCCACTTTGGCCACCGTTGTTCCTTTACTAATGCTACTGCATAATCGTAAATCACACGGCTATTTGAACGTCCTGCGAGAGTGTGGATTTGGTTTGGCGGCCACCATTCTAGGAACCGTATTCAGTTTCATCTCCTGTACGACTATAGCGAGGCAGATGGACTTTCTCGGCAACAGTATGAGTTGGTACACGAACACTTACCTGATACTAGGGATGTACTGCTGTCCAGCATTGCTGGCCCACTGTTTCGTGTACCTTTTTCTCACGGCGTTCTACTCAAACAGTAAG AGTGATCTAACGCACGGCGAAATGACTCAAGCGAGACTCGTCGGGGTCAACATATTTTGGGCCATCATCACGGTGTCTGCCACGCTAGCCGGATTTCGTAGTGCCTACATATGCATGGTGTTACTTCTCTGTTCCCTGGCATCCAGCGTTGCCAACAGTCTTCTCGGGAATGGTAAAACCACCCGTACATGGATCTACATCCATCTGCTATTTCAACTACCGGTTCTTTTATGGACCACAAACTTCTACAATGTTCTAATCGAGCTGTTTGTACCGATCACGGGCCGATTCGGCGGTACGCGCAATCCGGAAATATTCATAAGTCTCTTAGCAGCTGCCTTTACGTTGCTTTGCTGCAGCTACCTTATCCCATTCATCGCGCAGCTTCGCAGCATGATGAGCTTCACGGCAAAACTATCGGCTATCACCGTGCTGACTCTGCTagtagcatgcagcacgccacTCGGATTCCCTTACCAAGATGAGAGCACGGCGGCGTCGGCTCCAACACCGCAGCGACACTATGTTACG CACACATTCCGCGTGTTTCACGACGAACTTGGTCTGTACAAGGGCTCCGATTCGGGTTACTTCTTTCAAGAGATGGACCGTAACACGCGGAGAACAATCGAACAGCTAGTGGTTCCTGGTGCAAAGCTTTCATCAATGCGTCAGATGGAATCGTGCGACAACCAGTTGTTCTGTGCTGCGCCATTCTATTCTTTGTGGCATCAAATGCGATTCAA CAACTACTGGCTGCCAGGTCCAGAGCCCGTTTTCGATAACATGGTCACGATGTCGTACCAAAGTACAGAGGAATTAGATGCCCACACCAAACGGCTACGGTTTGTCATAGACGGAAGCATACAATCTTCCATCATTATCGGACCAAAGGAGGGAGTGAAATTGATCCAATGGTCAATCATGGACTATGTGCCGCAGCCGGTACTATTTGGAGGACGCGAAGTATATTTCCTCTCGATCACACATGGGCTCCCTGGGGGACCGTGGCCCATTTCAATAGATCTACAGTTTGCCCAGCCGAAGGAGGTGGGCGAACTTGTGGATATTGTGGTGACGACCAAATTCTGGGAGTATCATCACATGCACACATCTGAATTTGAGCAGCTGTTAGCATCGTTTCCGTCCTGGGCACACGTTGTGCCCTCTGTGGCGGTGGTTAGTGTGTTTCCTTTGTAG